A single window of Nicotiana sylvestris chromosome 3, ASM39365v2, whole genome shotgun sequence DNA harbors:
- the LOC138887061 gene encoding uncharacterized mitochondrial protein AtMg00810-like, with translation MGDRLPSPELYRSSIGKLNFLTHTRPDFSFSLQHPCVPHMEAALHLLRYLKGTFDFGLFFNNSSNFSPQVYCDSDLGSSPDSRRSMTGFYIMLGGSLVSWKSKKQHVVSLSYAETDYKSLSKVVADVTGLSRLLSDFGFTNLSSITVYCDN, from the coding sequence ATGGGTGATCGTTTACCTAGTCCTGAGTTGTATAGGAGTTCGATTGGCAAGTTAAATTTCTTAACACATACAAGGCCAGATTTTTCATTTTCTCTGCAGCATCCTTGTGTTCCTCATATGGAAGCTGCCTTGCACCTCTTGAGGTACTTGAAAGGGACTTTCGATTTTGGGTTGTTCTTCAACAACTCCTCTAATTTTTCTCCTCAAGTTTATTGTGACAGTGATTTGGGTTCTAGTCCTGATAGTAGACGGTCAATGACTGGTTTTTACATTATGCTGGGTGGCAGTTTGGTCAGCTGGAAATCCAAGAAACAACATGTTGTCTCTCTATCCTACGCTGAGACTGATTATAAGTCCTTGAGCAAAGTTGTAGCTGATGTTACCGGGCTATCTAGACTTTTATCTGATTTTGGGTTTACTAATCTTTCTTCTATTACTGTCTACTGTGATAACTAG